From the genome of Sphingopyxis sp. DBS4:
CGACACGATGACGCGCTCGGTGCCGTTGACGAAGAAGGTGCCGTTCTCGGTCATGAGCGGCATGTCGCCCATATAGACGTCCTGCTCCTTGATATCGAGCACGCTACGGGTGTCGGTCTCGCTGTCGACCTCGAAGACGATCAGGCGCAGCGTGACCTTCATCGGCGCCGCATAGGTGATGCCGCGCTGACGGCATTCCTCGACGTCGTACTTGGGTTCTTCGAGCTCGTAATGGACAAAGTCGAGTTCGGCGGTGCCGGCGAAATCGCGAATCGGGAAAACGCTGCGCAGCGTCTTTTCGAGGCCCGACACATAACCGACCGACGGATCCGAACGCAGGAACTGCTCATAGGATTCGCGCTGCACCTCGATGAGGTTGGGCATTTCCACCGCTTCGTGGATATTGCCGAACAGCTTCCGGATTCGCTTGCTTGCGGTTGCTTCGAGGGCCTTGCCCACCGACTTCGCCTTGGTCGCCATAAGTGATTGTCTCGCCTTCGTAAAATTAGTCGCGAGCGCAGCAGAGACGCAAAAAGGCCGCGACCAACCGTTGCCGGTTTACCGCAGCTTTCCAACGCATCTCGAAATCCCTACCGCCCTATTCCTGTGGCCCGTTGCGCAACGTCAGACCGCTTCCCGGACGATCGGGTGTGAAGGCGATATAGGATTTGGGGGGTGCAGTGTCAATGGAAGCGCATCACCGAAGACAGCAATCCGCTCGTCACCCCGGAACAGAACGGCTCATCCCGCCTCGGCCACGGTTCGGCCATTTTGGCATGGCCCATGCCGCCTTCGCGCGTTCAAGCGTCTCGACCGTTCAAAATGTCAGGAGAGATTACAACGATGCGTAAATATGCAGCCTTTCTTACCTCCCTTGCCCTTGGCACCGCGATGGCCGCCGGTGCGCCCGCCTTCGCGCAGGCACCCGCCGCCGCGCCCGCCGGCCCGACGCTGACCGTCGGCACCACCGTCTACGACAGCGAAGGCCAGACCATCGGCCCGATCGCCAGCTCGGACGGCGCGACCGTCGTCGTCACCGTCGGCGACAAGCCCGCCGCGCTCCCCGCAAGCGCTTTCATGCAGACCGACAAGGGCACCGCGATCACGCTGACCCTCGCGCAGCTCACTGCCGCGCTCGACCAGCAGGCCGCCGCCGCCGATGCGCAGCTCACCGCCGCGCTTCAGCCGGGCGCTGATATCAAGGGCGTGAACGGCGGTTCGGTCGTCGGCAAGGTGAAGACCGCCGACGCCGAGGGCGTCGTCGTCACCACCGCGCAGGGCGACGTCCGCCTGCCGCGCAAGGCCTTCTTCGTCGCGGCGCACGGCCTGTCGACCAGCTTCTCCGCCGAGCAGTTCGCGGCGGCGGTTGCCGAAGCCAAGGCGCCCGACGCAGCGGCGACGGATGATGCGGCGGCCGATGCCGACACGACATCCGACGCGGCGAAACCCGCCAACTGATCTTCGCGATCGGCAGCAAAAGGCGCGAGGGCAACGCTCTCGCGCCTTTTTCTTTGCGCGATAACGCCGCCCGCAAACCCCATAGCCTTTGTCCTGTCTCCTGATCCCGATATATCGACTTGCAATATAGTTCATATCGTTTATCGATATGTCAGCCATCAACGTCGAACGGGATGCCCATGCTGCTCTGGAGCCGCCGGCTGCTGGCCGGATTGAATATCCTCAACTGGGTCACCGGCCTCTTGATCGTCGCCGCGCTGGGATGGGTCGGCTTCGCCGCGCCCGACCTCTTCCTCGCGCGGGCCCAGCCCTATCATGTCGCCCATCCCGAAGCCGCGATCGCGTGGCTGCGCTGGGTCACCTTCATCACCGCCCCCGTCATCCTGCTCGCGCACGTCATCCTGACCCGACTGATCGCGATCATCGACGCGGCGCGCGCGGGAACGCCCTTCATCGCCGCCAACGCCGCGCGGCTGCGCCATATTGCCTGGGCGCTGCTCGGCATCCAGCTGCTCGACCTCGCCTTCGGGCTGGTCAGCATCCGCGCGAGCGCCGCGACCGGCGAATATTTCGGCTGGAGCTTCGGAGTCACCGGCTGGCTCGCCGTCCTGCTCCTCTTCGTGCTCGCCCGCGTCTTCGAGCGCGGCGCCGCGATGCAGGACGAGATCGAGCGGACGATCTGATGGCGATCCGCGTCCAGCTCGACGACCTCCTCTGGCAGCGGCGCATGACGCTGACCGAGCTCAGCGAGCGGATCGGAATCACCGTCGCCAATCTGTCGATCCTCAAGACGGGCAAGGCGAAGGCGATCCGCTTCTCCACGCTCGACGCCATTTGCCGCGCGCTGGATTGCCAGCCCGGCGACCTGATCCTGTTCGACCCGAAGGAGCCCGCCGATGAAGACTGACATCCAGGCCATCTATCGCCACGCCTGGGCGTTCGCGCGGCTTTGCCCGCTGCTGTTTCTCGTCCCCGTGCTGGCCGAACTGGCGCAGCATGTCGTCGAGTGGCAGGCCGGCATGTACGACGGTATTGCGGGCGCCAAGGCCGCCGAAGCCGGTATGCTGCGGATGCAGTTCGGTTTCGCCAAGACGCTGGCGCTGCTGCTGCCCGGCTATTGGTTCATGCGCTATATCCTGTTCAGCGGCGACGCGGCGCGGGCACGGCGGATCGAATGGCCCGCGATCGGGCTGTGGCTGATCCTCTTCGCGATCCAGGCAACCGAGCAATGGTGGGCGCTGTTCGGCCCGCCGCTGACCGGCCTCCTTGGCCTTGCAGGCGAGCCCGCGCGCTGGACCGGCTACGGCCTCGCGCTCGCCGGAGTGATCCTCGGCGTCTATCTGACCGCGTGGAATGCGGCGTGGGCGGCGGGCAATGCGGCGATCGGGCCGGTCCGGTCGATCCGCATCATGGCGGGCAGCTTCTGGTACACGATCCTGCTGATGCTCGCGGGCATCGTGCCGTTGATGGTCCTCCATTATGCGCTGAGCTTCGGCGCAATCTTCGCGCCCGCCTTCCTCGACTGGCCGCTGCTGATCGTCGACGCGCTGGCCGTCGGCTATCTTGCGCTGGCGATGACCGGCGTCTCGGCGATCGCGGCGCGCCACGCGGCGGATCGCAAGGCGGTCGATCTGGTCGGCGGCGGCGCGGATGCCCGATCCGCGACGCCTGCGATCTAGGCGCAGAGAGAATGTCCGCTTGCGACCGATTGCGGACTTAAGATCCTCCCCGGCACGGGGAGGGGGACCACCGAAGGTGGTGGAGGGGCAGGTGGGTCATGGCGCGCCTTTTCTGGATCGAAGCGTAAACCGAGGGTGCCCCTCCACCATGCTTCGCATGGTCCCCCTCCCCGTGCCGGGGAGGAGCGGCGGCGACAGCCAACCACCCCAATGCCGCCACTCCCGCAAATGCGGAACGTTCCGGGACCGCCTTAGAATATCCCCTTGAGCAGCTTGCCCGGATCCCTGCGCAGCGCGGCTTCCTCATTGCCCATATAGAGGAAAATGCCCTTGAGCGCCTGATCGGTGACCGAATGGGTCAGGCCGTCGTGGCTGATCCCCGCGATCGAAAGGAGCTGGCTGCTGCCCGATAGCTGGTCGAGCTGGCGATAGGCGCCGACCTCGTCCAGCGCCCCCGCGATCAGCGGGCGTACCTTGTCGCCGAGCAACCCGCCGGCGCTCGATTGCAGATAGCGCGTCGCGCCATCGCGCTTCGACACCAGCGATGGCACGTCGTTCCAGCCCAGATTGTCGATCGCGGCGCGAAAGATCGGCTTCGCCTCGCCCGCCGCCTTGCCGCCCGCATCGTTCAGGCTTTTGGTGAGCCCGGCCGTCAGCCCCAGCTTATCGCCCGCGCCGAGCAATTTCGACGCGAGCTTGCCGCTCGCACCGGGAAGCAGGATGCGCACCGCGGTATCGGCATAGAAAGCGCCCGGCTGCGCCAGCCGGTCGAGCGCATTGTCCGACGCATTGGCGATCAAGCCCTTGACGCCGGGCTTCGCGGCTTTCGCCAGCGCCGCGGGGATCAGCCCGGCCACCGCCAGTCCCGCCGCACCCGCCAGCAGCATCCGCCGCGCGATATAGTCCTCGTTGCGTTCCATGGCGCCCTCCCGTTCCGTAAGATGCGGGTTTATCAGCAAAACGGGCCGCGCCAAAGCCTGCTTTGTTTGTCTGTTTTGGGGTGGGAAGCGGACGGTGAGGGATGGCGCTACTTTCCCCTCCCGCAAGCGGGAGGGGCAGCGAGACTTACGAACTTTGTTCGTTAGTCGCAGCGGGGTGGGCCCTTGCACCGTCGCTGCCCACCCCCGACCCCTCCCGCCTGCGGGAGGGGAGAGGAGCGGCCGCAACCGGACTCTTCGCCCCCCTTCACGCCGCCATGCGCAGCCGGTTCCGTCCCTCGCGCTTGGCGATATACAGCGCCTGGTCGGCGCGCTGAAGCAGTGCTTCGGCGTCGCCCTCGCCGTCATAGACGGCAAGCCCGATGCTGACCGTCGCGGGCGGCAGGCCACCGTCCGCGCCGCCGTCGGCCTCGATTGCGATACGCAACCGCTCGGCGACCATTTCGGCCGCCTGCGCGCTCGACCGCTGCAGGATGCAGACGAACTCCTCGCCGCCGAAACGGCCGACCAGATCCTCCTCGCGCAGCGACGCCTTGGCGCGGCGTGCGACGCGGCGGATCACTTCGTCGCCGGCGGCGTGGCCGTGATCGTCGTTGATCCGCTTGAAATGATCGATGTCGAAGATCGCCAACGCCAGCGGCACCCCCTGCTCGCGCGCGCCGGTCAGCGCGGTTTCCAGAAAGGCCAGCGTGTGGCGGCGGTTCGGCAGGCCGGTCAGCATGTCGGTGTTGGCGACGCGCTCGGCGGCGCTGCGGGCCGCCTCCAGAATGCGGGCATTCTCGACCGTCTCGGTCACGTCCTGCACGGTGCCGAAGATGCCGACCGCGCGGCCGCCGCGGCCCCGTTCGATCGAGCCGTGCGATTTGACATGGCGGATCGCCCCGTCGGCGCGGACGATCCGGCCCTGATATTCGAACGGCTCGCCGGTGCGCACCGCGCGCTCCAATATCGCGCGCACGGCGGCGCGATCCTCGGGCAGATATTGCTCGACGCTATACTCGACATCGACCGGCTCGCCGGGCTCGAGCCCGTGGACGCGATAGGCCTGGTCGGACCATTGAATCGTCCAGCGGACGAGGTCGACGCGCCAATGACCGACGAGCGCCGCGGCTTCGGCCTGGAGCAGCCAGCGGTTGCTCTGCTCGAGCCGTTTCGCGAGCCGGCGCTGCACCACCAGCAGCGCCGCGAGCGGCAGTGCGGTGAACAGCAGGGTGATGAAATAGAATTGCAGGAACAGCACCCGGCTTCGCTGGCTGCCCTCGATCGCGGCGACCGGCCCGATCCCCTGCCCCGTCATCCACGACGCGACGATCGCGACGATCAACATGCCCGCGGCGGCACCGAAGGGGCCGAGCCGATAGGAAGCGGCGATCACCGCGACGGTCGGCAGAAAGGTGGCGGGGAAATGCGACTGCGAAAAGGACAAGGCGGTGAGCGCTGCCGCAAAAGTCAGCAGCGCGACCGCTTCGACGATCGTGGCACGCGGGACGTTGGCAAGCGCGCGCGTGTCGACCAGCCGCGCAAGCATCACGATCGGCGGCGCGACGATCAGCATGCCGAGCGTCACGGTGGTCAGCCACGAAAAGAAGAAGTCGACGCCGCGGCCCGTGAGACCGGGGGCCGCAAGCGTTCCGGCGAGCGCGGCGGCGACCGAAGCGCTGAGCGCACCCGCCGCCAGCACGGCAACACAGAAATTGGCGACTGCGCGCGGCTCCATGAAGGACAGTTCGCCTGGAACGCGGCGGCGGATCAGCCACAGCGCCGCCCCCGCCTCGGCCGCATTCGCGATCGTGAACGCGGCGGAGATGACGGCGCTTGTCCCGCTCAGCATATTCGCCGCGACGCTGGCGGCGGCCATGGCGACGAAGGACGCCGGGCGCGCCCGCGCGGGCATCAGCAGCAACAGCGCGAGGAAATAGCCGCTCGGCGGCCAGATCGCGGCGATGTTGTCGGCCCCTCTGGTCGCGTGAAGCGACAGGCTGGCGAGCAGGCCATAGCCCGCCATCGTCAGCAACGGCCAGAACACCGTTTCGACTCCGGGGGAAAGCGACCGCTTCATGACCCCGGCCTAACCGAAAACGGGAAAATAAACCGCTAATATCGCTCGCGGCCACCCCGCATTTCGTCGCAGGATCAGCCGATTTCGCAGCACCGGGGCCTCAGTCGACGCCGCCGAAGGTCATACCCACCACCTGCTCGACGAGCGCTTCGTCCCATTCGATGCGCCGGTCGAGCACCAGCATCGCGAGGCCGTGGACGAGCGACCAGGCGTGGAGCGCGGCGACTTCGGGATTGTCGAGATAGGGCATCGTCTGCGCGACCCCGGCGCGGAGCAGATTATAGCCGACCTCGCCCCCGTCGGCGCCCGGCTCGCAGCGTTCGGACATCTGGCGCGTGAAGCTCAGCCGGAACACGGCGGGTTCGTCGTGCGCGAAGCGGACATAGGCGATGCCGGTCGCGAGGAAGCCGGCGCGGCCGCCGCCCGCCTTGAGCCAGGCCTGCGACTGGAGCGCGCCGAGCCGCCGCAACCCCTCGTCGGCGAGCGCGTCGAGCAGCGCCTCCTTGTCGGGGAAATGGCGGTAGAGCGCGGTCGCGCTGACCCCGACGTCGCGCGCGAGCGCGCGCAAACCGAGGTCGGTTCCATCGCCGTCCGCAAGCCGCTTGAGCCCCGCCGCGATCACTGCGGCGCGCAGGTCGCCATGGTGATAGGAACCACCGCTCCTTGTGCTGGCGATTTCCATGTTGACACTGTTATCTTCATCGGCCATGTTGTCACCGTAAACATTTCGAGTCGGCCGTGCAAGCCTGACGCTGCGCGGCACTTTCGCAAACATCCGCTTAAGGAGCATCATCATGGCGAGCAACGTCGAAACCCTGATCCGCGGTGCGGTCAAGAAAGGCATCGGCAAGGTCGCCGACTTCAACCGCAAGCGCCTCCCCCGCCCGACCGACGCGCACCCCTTCCTCACCGGCATCCACAAACCGATGGGGGAGGAAGTCACGCTCGAAGCGCTCCGCGTCGACGGCGATATCCCGGCCGCGCTCACGGGCCGCTATCTCCGCAACGGTCCCAATCCCGCAATCGCGCCCGATCCCGCAAGCTATCACTGGTTCTCCGGCGCCGGCATGGTCCACGGCATCCGCATCGAAGGCGGCAAGGCCGACTGGTACCGCAACCGCTGGGTGCGTGGCACCGAAGCCTGCGCGGCGCTGGGCGAGGCGATTCCGGCGGGCCCGCGCGAGGAGGGCGGCTTCGACGCCCCCAACACCAATGTCGTCGGCATCGCCGGCCGCACCTTCGCGATCGTCGAGGCGGGCGGCAAGCCGGTCGAGCTCGACTATGAGCTGGGCACGATCGCGCACAACCCGTTCGACGGCACGCTGACCGGCAGCTACACCGCGCACCCGCACGAAGACCCGTTCACCGGCGAACTCCACGCGATCACCTACAAGGGCGACGCCCCGAACAGCGTCTGGCATGTCGTCGTCGACAAGGACGCGCATGTCGTCCGCGAGGAAGCCGTCGCGGTCAGCGACGGTCCATCGATCCACGACTGCGCGATCACCGAACATTATGTGCTCGTCTTCGACCTGCCGGTCACCTTGTCGATGAAGATGCTGCTCGCGGGCTATCGCTTCCCCTATGCCTGGAACGAAGCGCATCCGGCACGCGTCGGTCTCCTCCCCAGGACAGGTCGGGGCGACGAGATCGTCTGGGTGCCGGTCGAGCCCTGCTATGTCTTCCACCCGGCCAACGCGTACGAGACCGCGGACGGCAAGGTGATCGTCGACGTCGTCGCGCACGAGACGATGTTCGCGAGCTCGAAGCGCGGTCCCGACAGCGAGACATCGCGCATGGAGCGCTGGACGATCGATCCCGCCGCCGGCACGACGGTGCGGACGGTCATCCACGATCATGCGCAGGAATTCCCGCGCTACGACGAGCGGCTGACGACGCGGCCCTATCGCTATATCACCAGCGTCGCGATCCCCGACGGCGCCGCATCCGAATGGGCGCTCGCCGATACGCGGCTGTTCCGCCACGATCTCGCCGAGGGCACGACCGCGATCCATGACTTCGGCCCCGGCCGCCACCCCGGCGAATTCGTCTTCGTGCCGCGAAGCGAAACGGGCACCGAGGATGACGGCTGGCTGATCGGCCTCGTCGTCGACATGAACGACGAGACCACCGATCTCGTCATCCTGAACGCCGACGACTTCAGCGGATCACCGCAAGCCGTCGTTCACCTGCCGCATCGCGTTCCGCCGGGATTCCACGGCAACTGGGTCGCGGATTGATCGCATCTAGGCGCCGCATCAGCGCCTCGGTCACGCGCAGCGACCGTTCGTTGTCGACATCGATCGCCGTCGCCCCGTTGCTGACCAGCAGCGGGGCGATGTCGACTTTCAGATGGCGCGAGATGCGCTGGAAGACATGGTGAATCGGCCCCAGCCCGAAGCGGAAGCGGAGCAGGTTGACGAGGCCGAAGGCCCGCATGATGCGGAACGGCTTCTTGACGAACTGTCCGCCGCCACGAAACGCCTCGGCGGCTTTCAGCGCGCTGCGATCGCCGATCCAATAGGCGTTGCAGTTCGACACCGCGACGTCGGAAAATTCATAGAAGCGCCGCTGCCCCTCGGGATGGACCGCCAGCACATCCTCGCGCCGCGCGAGCGCAACTCCCACGCCGGCGCCGAGCCGGGCGGCTTCGCTGCCAATCTCGGCGATCGTTTCGGGGGTGAGCAGGCAATTGTCGGCGGTGGTGATGAACAGTGGAAACGGGGCCTGGTCGGCCACCGCGAGCACCGAGTCCGCCAGATTGTCGGCAGCGGGCACCAAGACGAGCCGTTCGCCGAGCCGGTCGATCACCGGATCGGCGAGATCATCGAGCAACGTTCGATGATGCGTCGAAACGAAGATCCGCTGCGCCGGGGTCCGGGCCGCGCTTTCGAGGACATGCGCGATCATCGGCCGTCCGGCAACGGGGACCAGGCATTTGTCACCGACGCCATGCGCCTCGGCCAGCGCATCGACCGCACCGGGACGGCGGCCCGCGAGGATGAGGATCGAGCCGGTCATGCCGCGTCGCGCTCGCGGCCCGCGCCGAGCTGGCGGATCATGCTCTCAGCGACGATCGTCTCGATGAGGTCGGCCTGGGTGAAGCCCGCGGCGACCGCGGCGCGGCCGAAGACCTTCTCGGACCACAGGTTGCAGTTGAGATTGACCTCGAGCAGCCGGATTTCGCCGGTTTCGAAATCGATCCGAAACTCGAAGCGGCCATAATCGAACGGCCGGAACACCTCCGCCATCCGCGC
Proteins encoded in this window:
- a CDS encoding DUF2975 domain-containing protein, whose translation is MLLWSRRLLAGLNILNWVTGLLIVAALGWVGFAAPDLFLARAQPYHVAHPEAAIAWLRWVTFITAPVILLAHVILTRLIAIIDAARAGTPFIAANAARLRHIAWALLGIQLLDLAFGLVSIRASAATGEYFGWSFGVTGWLAVLLLFVLARVFERGAAMQDEIERTI
- a CDS encoding helix-turn-helix transcriptional regulator: MAIRVQLDDLLWQRRMTLTELSERIGITVANLSILKTGKAKAIRFSTLDAICRALDCQPGDLILFDPKEPADED
- a CDS encoding DUF4197 domain-containing protein, which produces MERNEDYIARRMLLAGAAGLAVAGLIPAALAKAAKPGVKGLIANASDNALDRLAQPGAFYADTAVRILLPGASGKLASKLLGAGDKLGLTAGLTKSLNDAGGKAAGEAKPIFRAAIDNLGWNDVPSLVSKRDGATRYLQSSAGGLLGDKVRPLIAGALDEVGAYRQLDQLSGSSQLLSIAGISHDGLTHSVTDQALKGIFLYMGNEEAALRRDPGKLLKGIF
- a CDS encoding sensor domain-containing diguanylate cyclase translates to MKRSLSPGVETVFWPLLTMAGYGLLASLSLHATRGADNIAAIWPPSGYFLALLLLMPARARPASFVAMAAASVAANMLSGTSAVISAAFTIANAAEAGAALWLIRRRVPGELSFMEPRAVANFCVAVLAAGALSASVAAALAGTLAAPGLTGRGVDFFFSWLTTVTLGMLIVAPPIVMLARLVDTRALANVPRATIVEAVALLTFAAALTALSFSQSHFPATFLPTVAVIAASYRLGPFGAAAGMLIVAIVASWMTGQGIGPVAAIEGSQRSRVLFLQFYFITLLFTALPLAALLVVQRRLAKRLEQSNRWLLQAEAAALVGHWRVDLVRWTIQWSDQAYRVHGLEPGEPVDVEYSVEQYLPEDRAAVRAILERAVRTGEPFEYQGRIVRADGAIRHVKSHGSIERGRGGRAVGIFGTVQDVTETVENARILEAARSAAERVANTDMLTGLPNRRHTLAFLETALTGAREQGVPLALAIFDIDHFKRINDDHGHAAGDEVIRRVARRAKASLREEDLVGRFGGEEFVCILQRSSAQAAEMVAERLRIAIEADGGADGGLPPATVSIGLAVYDGEGDAEALLQRADQALYIAKREGRNRLRMAA
- a CDS encoding TetR/AcrR family transcriptional regulator; the protein is MADEDNSVNMEIASTRSGGSYHHGDLRAAVIAAGLKRLADGDGTDLGLRALARDVGVSATALYRHFPDKEALLDALADEGLRRLGALQSQAWLKAGGGRAGFLATGIAYVRFAHDEPAVFRLSFTRQMSERCEPGADGGEVGYNLLRAGVAQTMPYLDNPEVAALHAWSLVHGLAMLVLDRRIEWDEALVEQVVGMTFGGVD
- a CDS encoding carotenoid oxygenase family protein, with the protein product MASNVETLIRGAVKKGIGKVADFNRKRLPRPTDAHPFLTGIHKPMGEEVTLEALRVDGDIPAALTGRYLRNGPNPAIAPDPASYHWFSGAGMVHGIRIEGGKADWYRNRWVRGTEACAALGEAIPAGPREEGGFDAPNTNVVGIAGRTFAIVEAGGKPVELDYELGTIAHNPFDGTLTGSYTAHPHEDPFTGELHAITYKGDAPNSVWHVVVDKDAHVVREEAVAVSDGPSIHDCAITEHYVLVFDLPVTLSMKMLLAGYRFPYAWNEAHPARVGLLPRTGRGDEIVWVPVEPCYVFHPANAYETADGKVIVDVVAHETMFASSKRGPDSETSRMERWTIDPAAGTTVRTVIHDHAQEFPRYDERLTTRPYRYITSVAIPDGAASEWALADTRLFRHDLAEGTTAIHDFGPGRHPGEFVFVPRSETGTEDDGWLIGLVVDMNDETTDLVILNADDFSGSPQAVVHLPHRVPPGFHGNWVAD
- a CDS encoding nucleotidyltransferase family protein, translated to MTGSILILAGRRPGAVDALAEAHGVGDKCLVPVAGRPMIAHVLESAARTPAQRIFVSTHHRTLLDDLADPVIDRLGERLVLVPAADNLADSVLAVADQAPFPLFITTADNCLLTPETIAEIGSEAARLGAGVGVALARREDVLAVHPEGQRRFYEFSDVAVSNCNAYWIGDRSALKAAEAFRGGGQFVKKPFRIMRAFGLVNLLRFRFGLGPIHHVFQRISRHLKVDIAPLLVSNGATAIDVDNERSLRVTEALMRRLDAINPRPSCRGIPAERDAAGERRLAVIR